The Rhodoflexus caldus genome has a window encoding:
- the rnr gene encoding ribonuclease R: MKKQKPKAKKNKLKAHNYDPRQLQHQLIDLFERSRNATYTIKQIFKKLHAQDLQARAVVESMIDSLVRKEILQRNGQVVYLTKKGAQEKETLTGRVDYVNPEFLFVVSEDGSFPDIRVSRRHAGTALDGDTVRVQIHRYNQSDRPEGEIVEIVQRFRSDFVGVIELSPRFAFVIPDKRKMYHDIFVRLSDTKGAKHGEKVVAAITGWDEAGKNPFGIVTKVLGRAGEHETEMHSIMAEYDLPMEFPEEVIAEAEQISEAIHAKEIAKRRDFRGVPTFTIDPEDAQDFDDALSFRKLENGNYEIGVHIADVTHYVLPGTLIEREAYRRATSVYLVDRCVPMLPEKLSNKLCSLRPNEEKLTFSAVFEITERGRIVSEWFGRTVIYSQRRFTYEEAQQVIETGQGDFAEEILTLNKLAKLFQRKRVQAGAILFETTEVKFRLDERKKPIEIFTKVRKDAHKLIEEFMLLANRQVAEFVYQMRKGKDRNVMVYRTHDKPDEEKIENFANFAKQFGHSIKIGDKELAKSLNELSLLVEGRPEQNVLQHLAIRAMAKAKYTTDPLPHFGLAFKHYSHFTSPIRRYPDMMAHRLLQHYLDGGEPVNRTEYEERCKHSSAMEKRAADAERASIKYKQVELIQDLQKAGQLRGKLLTGVVTGVTEWGVYVELTDTRCEGMVRMSDIPGDYYEHDAKNYCAVGRRYGRTIRLGDQVQVRIKATNLEKRTIDFFMEEF; the protein is encoded by the coding sequence ATGAAGAAGCAAAAACCCAAAGCAAAGAAAAATAAACTTAAGGCGCACAACTACGACCCTCGCCAACTGCAACACCAACTTATCGATTTATTTGAGCGTTCCAGAAATGCCACCTATACCATCAAGCAAATTTTCAAGAAACTACATGCCCAAGACCTGCAAGCGCGTGCAGTAGTGGAGTCCATGATTGACTCGCTGGTGCGCAAAGAGATTTTGCAGCGCAACGGGCAAGTGGTTTACCTGACCAAAAAGGGGGCACAGGAAAAAGAAACACTGACGGGCAGGGTGGATTACGTAAATCCTGAATTTTTGTTCGTGGTAAGCGAAGACGGCAGTTTTCCCGATATCCGCGTCAGTCGCCGCCATGCCGGCACTGCCCTCGATGGCGATACGGTGCGCGTGCAAATTCACCGCTACAACCAAAGCGACCGCCCCGAAGGCGAAATTGTAGAAATAGTACAGCGTTTTCGCTCCGATTTTGTGGGTGTTATCGAGCTATCCCCGCGTTTTGCTTTTGTCATCCCCGACAAGCGCAAAATGTATCACGACATATTCGTTCGCCTGAGCGATACCAAAGGCGCAAAGCACGGCGAAAAGGTCGTTGCCGCTATCACCGGCTGGGACGAAGCAGGTAAAAACCCCTTTGGCATTGTTACCAAAGTGCTGGGCAGGGCAGGCGAGCACGAAACCGAGATGCACTCCATTATGGCAGAGTATGACTTGCCGATGGAGTTTCCCGAAGAGGTAATAGCAGAGGCCGAGCAAATCAGTGAGGCTATTCATGCCAAAGAAATTGCCAAACGCCGCGATTTCAGAGGGGTGCCAACCTTTACCATTGACCCCGAAGATGCGCAGGATTTTGATGATGCGCTGTCGTTTCGCAAGTTGGAAAACGGCAATTATGAAATAGGTGTGCACATAGCCGATGTTACGCACTACGTACTTCCGGGAACGCTCATTGAACGAGAGGCGTATCGCCGTGCCACATCGGTTTACTTAGTGGACAGGTGCGTGCCCATGTTGCCCGAAAAGTTGTCCAACAAACTCTGTTCGCTGCGCCCCAATGAAGAAAAACTTACGTTTTCTGCCGTTTTTGAAATTACGGAGCGCGGACGAATCGTAAGTGAGTGGTTCGGCAGAACGGTTATTTACTCGCAGCGCCGTTTTACCTACGAAGAAGCACAGCAGGTAATAGAAACCGGTCAGGGCGATTTTGCCGAAGAAATTCTGACCTTGAACAAACTCGCCAAGTTGTTTCAGCGCAAGCGAGTGCAAGCCGGTGCTATTTTGTTTGAAACAACAGAAGTGAAATTCCGCTTAGACGAACGGAAAAAGCCGATTGAAATTTTCACCAAAGTGCGCAAAGATGCGCATAAACTCATCGAGGAGTTTATGCTGCTTGCCAACAGGCAAGTTGCCGAGTTTGTGTATCAGATGCGGAAGGGCAAAGATCGCAACGTTATGGTATATCGCACCCACGACAAGCCCGATGAGGAAAAAATAGAGAACTTTGCCAATTTCGCCAAGCAGTTTGGGCATAGCATCAAAATCGGTGATAAAGAACTTGCCAAATCGTTGAACGAGCTTTCGTTACTGGTTGAGGGCAGACCAGAACAAAACGTGCTGCAACATTTGGCCATTCGCGCGATGGCAAAGGCCAAGTACACTACCGACCCGCTGCCGCACTTCGGGTTGGCGTTCAAGCACTATTCGCACTTTACCTCACCTATCAGGCGCTACCCCGATATGATGGCGCACCGCCTGTTGCAACACTATCTGGACGGCGGCGAGCCTGTCAATCGCACAGAGTATGAGGAACGCTGCAAGCACAGCAGTGCCATGGAGAAACGCGCCGCAGATGCCGAGCGTGCCAGCATTAAGTACAAACAGGTAGAACTCATCCAAGACCTGCAAAAAGCCGGGCAGTTGCGGGGTAAACTGCTTACGGGCGTAGTTACAGGCGTTACCGAATGGGGTGTTTACGTAGAACTCACCGACACCCGATGCGAAGGCATGGTGCGCATGAGCGACATTCCGGGCGACTACTACGAGCACGATGCGAAAAACTACTGTGCAGTCGGCAGGAGGTATGGCCGCACGATTCGCTTAGGCGACCAAGTGCAGGTGCGCATCAAAGCCACTAACCTCGAGAAGCGCACCATTGACTTTTTTATGGAAGAGTTTTAA
- a CDS encoding AMP-binding protein — MNQQYPWFESYPARMPHEINPDEFSSIPAMLETAFAQYAKNPAFIHMDKPLTFQEIDELSAQFAAYLQNKTTLKKGDRVAIQMPNVMAYPVVMFGILRAGMVVVNTNPLYTPREMEHQFNDSGAKAIVILANFASVLEKVLPHTPALEHVIISEIGDFLPFPKRLIVNSVVKYVKKMVPAYNIPKAVALRDALSEGARLTFSKPSIQPSDIAFIQYTGGTTGVSKGAMLTHRNITANVAQMRAAMEVSLELGKELIVTALPLYHIFSLTVNCFGFFMMGGTNLLITNPRDMKAFIKDLAKYPFTAITGVNTLFNGLLNQPEFRQLDFSKLKVSVGGGMAVQAVVAENWRKVTGCVLAEGYGLTESSPVLSCNPTDGTGRIGTIGIPLPSTILKIVQEDGSTAPFGEPGEIWAYGPQIMAGYWQRPEETDKVIKDGWLATGDIGIELPGGYFKIVDRKKEMILVSGFNVYPNEIEDVVALHPKVLEVAAIGVPDPKSTEAVKIFVVKRDQSLTEEELREYCKENFTNYKLPKHIEFRTELPKTNVGKILRRALREEEMKKYQ, encoded by the coding sequence ATGAATCAGCAATATCCATGGTTTGAGAGCTATCCGGCGCGGATGCCTCACGAAATCAACCCTGATGAGTTCTCCTCTATCCCTGCCATGCTGGAAACTGCTTTTGCGCAATACGCGAAAAATCCGGCGTTTATCCACATGGACAAGCCATTGACTTTCCAAGAGATAGATGAACTTTCCGCCCAATTTGCCGCCTACCTGCAAAACAAAACTACTCTGAAAAAAGGCGACCGCGTTGCCATTCAGATGCCCAACGTAATGGCTTACCCCGTTGTGATGTTCGGTATTTTGCGTGCAGGCATGGTAGTGGTTAATACCAACCCGCTTTACACCCCGCGCGAAATGGAGCATCAGTTCAACGACTCCGGCGCAAAAGCAATTGTTATCCTTGCCAACTTTGCTTCCGTGCTGGAAAAAGTGCTGCCCCATACGCCGGCACTCGAGCATGTCATCATTTCGGAAATCGGCGATTTTTTGCCTTTCCCGAAGCGGCTGATTGTCAATTCGGTAGTGAAATATGTTAAAAAAATGGTGCCTGCCTACAACATTCCCAAGGCTGTGGCACTCCGCGATGCACTGTCCGAAGGTGCGCGACTGACTTTCAGCAAACCCTCCATCCAACCTTCCGATATTGCATTTATCCAATACACAGGTGGCACTACGGGCGTTTCAAAAGGTGCCATGCTCACGCATCGGAATATTACCGCCAATGTGGCGCAGATGCGTGCCGCCATGGAGGTTTCGTTGGAATTAGGCAAAGAACTGATTGTAACAGCCCTGCCGCTGTATCATATTTTCTCACTGACAGTGAACTGCTTCGGCTTTTTTATGATGGGCGGCACAAACCTGCTGATTACCAATCCGCGCGATATGAAAGCCTTTATCAAAGATTTGGCAAAATATCCGTTTACGGCCATCACCGGTGTCAATACGCTTTTCAACGGCCTGCTCAATCAGCCCGAGTTCCGTCAATTAGATTTTTCCAAGTTGAAAGTATCTGTTGGCGGCGGCATGGCCGTGCAGGCAGTAGTAGCCGAAAACTGGCGCAAAGTAACAGGCTGTGTATTGGCAGAAGGCTACGGACTTACTGAAAGTTCTCCCGTGCTTTCCTGCAACCCTACCGACGGTACAGGCCGAATAGGCACCATTGGCATTCCGCTGCCTTCCACTATACTTAAAATTGTACAGGAAGACGGCAGCACTGCCCCCTTTGGCGAGCCGGGCGAAATTTGGGCATACGGGCCGCAAATTATGGCGGGCTACTGGCAGCGCCCCGAAGAAACCGACAAAGTGATTAAGGACGGCTGGTTAGCCACAGGCGATATCGGGATTGAATTACCCGGTGGCTACTTCAAAATTGTGGACAGGAAAAAGGAAATGATTCTCGTTTCGGGCTTCAATGTATATCCTAACGAAATTGAAGACGTGGTAGCCCTGCACCCGAAAGTGCTGGAAGTAGCTGCCATTGGCGTACCTGACCCTAAATCTACCGAAGCGGTAAAAATATTTGTAGTCAAGCGCGACCAGTCGCTTACAGAGGAAGAACTGCGTGAATACTGCAAAGAGAACTTCACCAATTACAAACTTCCGAAACATATTGAGTTCCGCACGGAGTTGCCAAAAACCAATGTGGGCAAAATCCTGCGCCGTGCACTTCGGGAAGAGGAAATGAAGAAGTATCAGTAA
- a CDS encoding TatD family hydrolase has product MLFIDPHIHMVSRTTDDYQAMRAAGIVAIIEPAFWQGQPRTEVGTYKDYLSMLVGWERFRASQFGIRHYCTVGLNSREANNEALAEQVMELLPLFLMKEGVLGIGEIGFDDQTPAEEKYFRAQLEMAKELDLLVQIHTPHRDKKHGTSRSMDLCIEHGLSPEKVIVDHNNEETVREVLERGFWAAFTIYPHTKMGNERMVAVVQQYGSERIFVNSAADWGVSDPLAVPKTASLMLERGISEADVHKVCYQNALLAFGQSGQFNESDWLAGVSIDQTQRFNGNSVLRGGQTPQVDKPADERIIH; this is encoded by the coding sequence ATGCTGTTCATAGACCCCCATATACACATGGTTTCCCGCACCACCGACGACTATCAGGCCATGCGGGCGGCAGGCATCGTAGCCATTATTGAACCTGCCTTTTGGCAAGGGCAACCTCGCACCGAAGTCGGTACTTACAAAGACTACCTCAGTATGCTGGTCGGTTGGGAGCGTTTCCGCGCCAGTCAGTTTGGGATTCGCCACTACTGCACCGTCGGGCTGAACTCCCGCGAAGCCAACAACGAAGCCCTCGCCGAGCAAGTAATGGAACTTTTGCCGCTCTTCCTGATGAAAGAAGGCGTGCTGGGTATTGGTGAAATCGGCTTTGATGACCAAACCCCCGCTGAGGAAAAATATTTCCGCGCGCAGTTGGAAATGGCAAAAGAGTTAGACCTGCTGGTACAAATCCACACGCCACATCGCGACAAGAAACACGGCACCAGCCGCAGCATGGATTTGTGTATAGAGCACGGTCTTTCTCCCGAAAAAGTGATTGTTGACCACAACAACGAAGAAACCGTTCGCGAAGTGCTCGAGCGAGGCTTTTGGGCAGCATTTACCATTTATCCACACACAAAAATGGGCAATGAGCGCATGGTAGCCGTTGTACAGCAGTACGGTTCGGAGCGTATTTTTGTGAACAGCGCCGCCGACTGGGGGGTAAGCGACCCGCTGGCAGTGCCCAAAACCGCTTCCCTGATGCTGGAACGCGGTATCAGCGAAGCCGATGTACACAAAGTTTGCTATCAGAACGCACTGCTGGCTTTCGGGCAAAGCGGGCAGTTCAACGAATCGGATTGGTTAGCGGGCGTATCTATTGACCAAACACAGCGATTCAACGGCAACTCCGTACTCCGCGGCGGACAGACCCCACAGGTAGATAAACCTGCCGATGAGCGCATTATCCATTAG
- a CDS encoding serine hydrolase domain-containing protein yields MVLFLLTVVSCSHSQSSEKKKVVGHVEAEKPRFRIVPPRTPLQNNDSDTLTLHVIDSAIEKFRAKWLIGGLSLAIAKDGRLVYAKGFGYANQEKREAMTPQHRFRIASVSKLITAAAIMQMAEQGKLKLTDKVFGASGILSDSLYLNAKDKRVYQIEIRHLLQHTGGWKNAFRADPMFIPLEVAAYMRTKPPIDLDVIIRFMLSQKMLAEPGEFFDYSNFGYCLLGRVIEKVSGQSYERYVQENLLAPLGIRQMQIGNNRYEEQLPNEVTYYDHSGASLKPDISGSGNKVSRPYGGTDVKMLGAAGGWIASSVELLRLTLSLDGMATVPDILSQESIRQMTCNSGNWVQDSTRCLEIGWRYCNPQEWVRTGYFGGTHAVICRRSDGITWVLLTNQSSWRGPYFSFEVLPEMERILSAVQIFPQRDLFGREILP; encoded by the coding sequence ATGGTTTTATTTTTGCTGACTGTTGTAAGTTGCTCCCATTCGCAATCGTCTGAAAAAAAGAAAGTTGTCGGCCACGTGGAAGCAGAAAAGCCGCGTTTCCGCATCGTTCCCCCGCGAACGCCGCTGCAAAACAACGACTCCGATACACTCACGCTGCATGTAATAGACAGCGCCATTGAAAAGTTTCGCGCAAAATGGCTGATTGGCGGGCTTTCGCTGGCAATTGCCAAAGACGGGCGGCTGGTGTATGCCAAGGGCTTCGGCTATGCCAATCAGGAAAAGCGGGAGGCCATGACACCGCAGCATCGCTTCCGAATAGCGAGTGTGTCTAAACTGATTACTGCCGCCGCCATTATGCAAATGGCGGAACAAGGCAAGTTGAAACTGACCGATAAAGTTTTCGGAGCATCGGGTATTCTTTCCGACAGCCTTTATCTGAACGCCAAAGACAAGCGAGTGTATCAGATAGAAATCAGGCATTTGCTTCAACACACAGGGGGCTGGAAAAATGCTTTCCGTGCCGACCCGATGTTTATTCCGTTAGAAGTAGCCGCCTACATGCGAACAAAACCGCCGATTGACTTAGACGTGATTATCCGATTCATGCTGTCGCAAAAAATGCTGGCCGAGCCGGGCGAGTTTTTTGACTATTCAAATTTTGGCTACTGCCTGCTGGGGCGCGTTATTGAGAAGGTAAGCGGGCAAAGTTATGAGCGCTATGTGCAGGAGAATTTGTTAGCGCCTTTGGGCATTCGGCAGATGCAAATCGGTAACAACCGCTACGAAGAACAACTGCCCAACGAAGTAACCTATTACGACCACTCGGGCGCATCGCTGAAACCCGATATCAGCGGCAGCGGCAACAAGGTTTCGCGCCCCTACGGCGGAACAGACGTTAAAATGCTCGGTGCGGCGGGTGGCTGGATTGCCTCATCCGTAGAACTTTTGCGGCTCACCCTTTCATTGGACGGCATGGCAACCGTTCCCGATATTTTATCGCAGGAAAGTATCCGCCAAATGACCTGCAATTCGGGTAATTGGGTACAGGACAGCACCCGCTGCCTTGAAATCGGTTGGCGCTATTGCAACCCGCAGGAGTGGGTACGCACCGGCTATTTCGGCGGCACCCATGCCGTTATCTGTCGCCGCAGCGATGGCATTACGTGGGTGTTGCTTACCAATCAGAGTTCATGGCGCGGCCCTTATTTCAGTTTTGAAGTACTGCCCGAAATGGAGCGCATACTGTCGGCGGTGCAAATATTCCCGCAGCGCGATTTGTTCGGGCGGGAAATTTTGCC